From Micromonospora nigra, one genomic window encodes:
- a CDS encoding nuclease-related domain-containing DEAD/DEAH box helicase, with protein sequence MISPSVKSAAEARIHRRLKLVGGDWSFALHSLNLPEHGWKRVSEIDFVVAGRRGVYVLEVKGGRVSCTNGIWTHTDRAGTQRRRRESPFAQASSAMFTLQRRIEDRLGREAMRRVTIGYAVVFPDCQLPDQTPVEWDDENLIDRRLLDRTDGLHRGLNRMADYWRAKPGGRQATLEEPLLREILQALRPDFDAVPTLRQIVTDAEADLVALTAGQYRTLDSVEHNPRLLVEGGAGTGKTMLAAELCRRSAADGKRTLFTCRSQVVAGFVRHQPGMQDVHVVPFANLPPGTDGAFDVVVVDEAQDIVNFTDLSYLDSRIAGGLTDGSWYLLLDSNNQRGLVGSCDDEALDYLRSLRPAELRLRDNCRNTRQIVTSTQRMTGADTGVSAAGEGPEVMVVHEPDRARRAAAAATELDRLHENGIPASEIILLSPLPLQESLFADLPARWRHRVDVLDLHTLRRPTRGRIAFARVEDFKGLENRFVLLADVGPVDPRHNRSLYVGMTRARVGLWLATAQRTPQREDHR encoded by the coding sequence GTGATTTCCCCGTCAGTGAAGAGTGCCGCCGAGGCCCGGATACACAGACGTCTCAAACTCGTGGGCGGGGATTGGAGCTTTGCACTGCACAGCCTCAATCTGCCCGAACACGGCTGGAAGCGCGTCAGTGAGATCGACTTCGTGGTGGCGGGACGACGCGGTGTGTACGTCCTGGAGGTCAAGGGCGGACGTGTCAGCTGCACGAACGGCATCTGGACCCACACCGACCGCGCCGGCACACAGCGGCGGCGCCGGGAGAGTCCCTTCGCCCAGGCATCCAGCGCCATGTTCACCCTGCAGCGGCGCATCGAGGATCGTCTCGGTCGTGAAGCGATGCGCCGGGTCACCATCGGCTACGCCGTCGTGTTCCCCGACTGTCAACTACCCGACCAGACCCCGGTCGAATGGGACGACGAGAACCTGATCGACCGCCGTCTGCTCGACCGGACCGACGGTCTGCACCGCGGCCTCAACCGGATGGCGGACTACTGGCGGGCGAAGCCCGGGGGACGTCAGGCCACGCTCGAGGAACCCCTCCTGCGGGAGATCCTGCAGGCCCTGCGCCCCGACTTCGACGCGGTACCCACCCTGCGCCAGATCGTCACGGACGCGGAGGCCGACCTCGTCGCACTCACCGCAGGCCAGTACCGCACCCTCGACAGTGTCGAACACAACCCGCGGCTGCTCGTGGAGGGCGGCGCGGGCACAGGGAAGACGATGCTCGCCGCAGAACTGTGCCGCCGCTCCGCGGCGGACGGCAAGCGGACGTTGTTCACCTGCCGCAGCCAGGTCGTCGCCGGATTCGTGCGGCACCAGCCCGGCATGCAGGACGTCCATGTCGTTCCGTTCGCCAACCTGCCGCCCGGCACCGACGGCGCCTTCGATGTCGTCGTGGTCGACGAGGCCCAGGACATCGTCAACTTCACCGACCTGTCGTACCTGGACAGTCGGATCGCCGGTGGGCTCACCGACGGCAGCTGGTACCTGCTGCTCGACAGCAACAACCAGCGGGGACTGGTCGGCTCCTGCGACGACGAGGCACTGGACTACCTGCGGTCGCTCCGGCCCGCCGAACTGCGGCTGCGCGACAACTGTCGCAACACCCGCCAGATCGTCACCTCGACCCAGCGGATGACCGGTGCGGACACCGGTGTCTCCGCCGCCGGCGAAGGACCCGAGGTGATGGTGGTCCACGAACCCGACCGCGCCAGGCGGGCCGCCGCAGCCGCGACCGAGCTGGACCGGCTGCACGAGAACGGAATACCCGCCTCGGAGATCATCCTGCTGTCCCCGCTGCCCCTGCAGGAATCCCTGTTCGCGGACCTCCCCGCCCGGTGGCGGCACCGTGTCGACGTGCTGGACCTGCACACACTCCGACGGCCCACGCGGGGACGGATCGCGTTCGCCAGGGTCGAGGACTTCAAAGGGCTCGAAAACCGGTTCGTGCTGCTGGCCGACGTCGGCCCCGTGGACCCCAGACACAACCGCAGTCTCTACGTCGGCATGACACGCGCGAGGGTGGGGCTCTGGCTGGCCACCGCGCAACGGACACCACAGCGGGAGGACCACCGGTGA
- a CDS encoding sigma-70 family RNA polymerase sigma factor, whose protein sequence is MRERLVRTHEVDSVLGLAGETRPALRQQVVAMVTGLGVDILDPPDNVPPTDGDPAGATGPALIERGVCDARLLLRRDRTSPRPWDRLLTASEEVGLAVLLRGDRYLPHEEVPNGYRAGLDTADERARAFDAMVLHNRRLVGFVTGRYVGQGLDPEDLVQHGVIGLMRAVERFDPTRGLKFSTYTVWWIRQAVTRALANEGRAIRLPVHKVDQVRRVVTCRARLLALAGQATVSEICHGLGLGPETVLECLRLHAGMTSLDLLVGDGATPLGEIVTPDPDAMRPDVVAQRRETMTILRASLAALPPRSAAILGWRAGVGTDEPLTLDEIDRRLGISPERVRQLEGRALPQLRDRMRERLGDAVPGAGETVR, encoded by the coding sequence GTGCGCGAGCGCTTGGTGCGCACGCACGAGGTGGACAGCGTCCTCGGTCTCGCCGGTGAGACACGTCCCGCCCTCCGGCAGCAGGTCGTGGCCATGGTGACCGGCCTGGGTGTGGACATTCTCGACCCGCCGGACAACGTTCCGCCCACGGACGGGGACCCGGCGGGGGCGACCGGGCCGGCACTGATCGAACGTGGCGTCTGCGACGCCCGTCTGCTGCTGCGCAGGGACCGGACGTCCCCGCGTCCCTGGGACCGGCTGCTGACAGCGTCGGAGGAGGTCGGCCTGGCGGTCCTGCTGCGCGGGGACCGGTACCTGCCACACGAGGAGGTCCCGAACGGCTACCGGGCCGGCCTGGACACGGCTGACGAACGCGCCCGGGCATTCGACGCCATGGTTCTGCACAATCGCAGGCTCGTCGGGTTCGTGACCGGCAGATACGTGGGACAAGGGCTGGACCCGGAGGACCTGGTCCAGCATGGCGTCATCGGTCTGATGCGGGCGGTCGAGCGGTTCGATCCCACGCGTGGCCTTAAATTTTCCACCTACACGGTCTGGTGGATCCGACAGGCGGTGACGAGAGCACTCGCCAACGAGGGCCGCGCCATTCGCCTACCGGTACACAAAGTGGACCAGGTCCGTCGGGTGGTGACGTGCCGGGCTCGGCTGTTGGCCCTTGCCGGACAGGCGACGGTGTCGGAAATATGTCACGGACTCGGTCTCGGTCCGGAGACGGTCCTTGAATGCCTGAGACTGCACGCCGGTATGACGTCGCTGGATCTACTCGTCGGTGACGGCGCCACACCGCTGGGCGAGATCGTCACCCCGGACCCCGACGCCATGCGGCCGGATGTCGTGGCGCAGCGGCGTGAGACGATGACCATCCTGCGCGCCTCGTTGGCGGCTCTTCCCCCACGGTCGGCGGCGATCCTGGGTTGGCGGGCCGGCGTCGGCACGGACGAACCGCTGACCCTCGACGAGATCGACCGACGGCTCGGGATCAGCCCGGAGCGTGTGCGTCAACTGGAGGGCCGGGCGCTGCCGCAGCTGAGGGACCGGATGAGGGAACGTCTGGGCGACGCCGTCCCCGGCGCCGGAGAAACCGTACGCTGA
- a CDS encoding Z1 domain-containing protein produces MSDTVTTGYSSALDGMKTAGPAPLHQFAALFARDTSLTDGTALLAHLQSAGPDDALRQRLAYQLSSWDHTDDGPWAAGTAPHTAERRAAICRALELDRATEELLSEIIPWAAIDAPIVIAEHFEEWRTPQRRTERDFYWAHYSANLLANGWDPSAVAGIDEATEEVVRRISDPTRKVAYQAKGLVVGYVQSGKTANFTGVIAKAIDAGYRMVIVLTGTTNMLRAQTQRRLDMELCGRENIEPDHDPTAHEYRYDDDWKRHKFINHGGRPSDSGHPDIERLSNYAGDYQRLKQGISALRFKRHDATKEFFHPANLYTSDARLVVAKKNASVLTNLVTDLKKVSARLGEIPVLIIDDESDQASVNTTSPAKWKEDSKKRTAINRLIAQLLTMLPRAQYVGYTATPYANVFIDPSDVEDIFPKDFIVSLPRPLGYMGADDFHDFDDDRPVGQRPLKTSKERAHVRYLSDEPADHELRAALDMYVLTGALKVYRERTGAGSYRHHTMLVHEAMGRESHRETARVIDKLWATAGYRSPTGLQRLRELYENDILPVTTAQTPGAAMPGSFEELHEHIADALGLIQPADRHGTPVIIVNSDPDLERHQQDLDFDQHGVWRILVGGNKLARGFTVEGLTVTYYRRAARQVDTLMQMGRWFGFRAGYRDLVRLYTTQDLHALFGAACQDEQSLRDDLRKYSSETAPESRLTPSRVPPLVEQHRPDLRPTGRNKMWNARLVSRSSPGEPMEPVAHPEKGKRALQNLRLWEPVLASAAATGTVAFRATGSKATYSAYHAVLLHNEMMAVLNRLQWLRDDIFVPERAWLNALAPTQLRQWVVLLPQQVDPTTGRMILGHGPFSIFDRKRSETGTLSAISESRHRNAAARIAGLDAHPDPAADALAAPCTAVLTLYPSVKPDTLTGARGDRIDPELVTIGFRAITPLSTGGGGKRLIWTTLDSGRPNDIVIDTPSAV; encoded by the coding sequence ATGAGCGACACCGTCACCACCGGCTACAGCTCCGCCCTCGACGGCATGAAGACCGCCGGCCCCGCCCCGTTGCACCAGTTCGCGGCCCTGTTCGCCAGAGACACGTCGCTGACCGATGGCACCGCACTGCTCGCGCATCTGCAGAGCGCCGGTCCGGACGACGCCCTGCGTCAACGCCTCGCCTACCAGCTGTCGTCCTGGGACCATACGGACGACGGACCGTGGGCCGCCGGTACCGCGCCCCACACCGCCGAACGGCGGGCCGCCATCTGCCGCGCACTCGAACTCGACCGGGCCACCGAGGAGCTTCTCTCCGAGATCATCCCCTGGGCCGCGATCGACGCCCCTATCGTCATCGCTGAACACTTCGAGGAATGGCGTACCCCGCAGCGGCGCACCGAACGTGACTTCTACTGGGCCCACTACAGCGCCAACCTGCTGGCGAACGGCTGGGACCCGTCCGCCGTCGCCGGCATCGACGAGGCTACGGAGGAGGTCGTCCGCCGCATCTCCGACCCCACCCGCAAAGTCGCCTACCAGGCCAAGGGCCTCGTCGTCGGATACGTGCAGAGCGGGAAGACCGCCAACTTCACCGGTGTGATCGCCAAGGCCATCGACGCCGGCTACCGGATGGTCATCGTGCTGACCGGTACCACCAACATGCTCAGGGCCCAGACCCAGCGGCGACTCGACATGGAACTGTGCGGGCGCGAGAACATCGAGCCGGACCACGACCCGACCGCACACGAGTACCGCTACGACGACGACTGGAAACGCCACAAGTTCATCAACCACGGTGGCAGGCCGTCCGACTCCGGCCATCCCGACATCGAACGGCTCAGCAACTATGCGGGCGACTACCAGCGCCTCAAACAGGGCATCTCAGCGCTACGGTTCAAACGGCACGACGCCACCAAGGAGTTCTTCCACCCCGCCAACCTCTACACCAGCGATGCCCGCCTGGTCGTGGCGAAGAAGAACGCGTCCGTCCTCACCAACCTCGTCACCGACCTGAAGAAGGTCAGCGCGCGGCTCGGCGAGATCCCCGTGCTCATCATCGACGACGAGTCCGACCAGGCGTCCGTCAACACCACGAGCCCCGCTAAGTGGAAGGAGGACAGCAAGAAACGCACCGCGATCAACCGGCTCATCGCCCAGCTCCTGACGATGCTTCCCCGCGCCCAGTACGTCGGTTACACCGCCACCCCGTACGCCAACGTCTTCATCGACCCGTCCGACGTCGAGGACATCTTCCCCAAGGACTTCATCGTCTCGCTGCCCCGGCCGCTCGGCTACATGGGCGCCGACGACTTCCACGACTTCGACGACGACCGTCCGGTCGGACAGCGACCGTTGAAGACATCGAAGGAACGCGCCCACGTACGCTACCTCAGCGACGAGCCCGCGGATCACGAGCTGCGAGCCGCCCTCGACATGTACGTACTCACCGGCGCACTCAAGGTCTACCGCGAACGGACCGGTGCCGGTAGCTACCGGCACCACACCATGCTCGTGCACGAAGCAATGGGCCGCGAGTCCCACCGCGAGACCGCACGGGTCATCGACAAGCTCTGGGCAACCGCCGGCTACCGCAGCCCGACAGGCCTTCAGCGGCTCAGGGAGCTGTATGAGAACGACATCCTCCCCGTCACCACCGCACAGACACCCGGAGCGGCCATGCCGGGCAGCTTCGAAGAACTGCACGAGCACATCGCTGACGCGCTCGGTCTGATCCAGCCGGCCGACCGCCACGGCACTCCGGTCATCATCGTCAACAGTGACCCTGACCTGGAAAGACACCAGCAGGATCTCGACTTCGACCAGCACGGCGTGTGGCGGATCCTCGTCGGTGGCAACAAGCTCGCGCGTGGCTTCACCGTCGAGGGCCTCACCGTGACCTACTACCGCCGCGCAGCCAGACAGGTCGACACCCTGATGCAGATGGGCCGCTGGTTCGGCTTCCGGGCCGGCTACCGCGACCTGGTCCGCCTGTACACGACCCAGGACCTGCACGCACTGTTCGGTGCCGCCTGCCAGGACGAACAGTCTCTGCGCGATGACCTCCGCAAGTACTCGTCCGAGACCGCTCCGGAATCCCGACTGACGCCCAGCCGCGTTCCTCCGCTGGTCGAACAGCACCGTCCTGATCTGCGACCGACCGGCCGGAACAAGATGTGGAACGCCCGACTGGTCTCACGCAGTTCGCCTGGCGAACCCATGGAACCGGTCGCGCACCCGGAGAAGGGCAAGCGGGCTCTGCAGAACCTCAGGCTCTGGGAGCCGGTCCTGGCCTCTGCTGCGGCGACCGGCACGGTCGCATTCAGAGCAACCGGATCGAAGGCGACATATTCGGCCTACCACGCGGTTCTGCTGCATAACGAGATGATGGCGGTGCTGAACCGCCTGCAGTGGCTCCGGGATGACATATTCGTCCCGGAACGCGCCTGGCTGAACGCGCTCGCCCCGACCCAGCTCCGGCAGTGGGTCGTGCTACTTCCCCAACAGGTGGACCCCACCACCGGCCGCATGATCCTCGGGCACGGACCGTTCAGCATCTTTGACAGGAAGCGGAGCGAAACGGGAACTCTCAGCGCCATCAGCGAAAGCCGCCACCGCAACGCGGCAGCACGGATCGCGGGTCTCGACGCGCACCCCGATCCGGCCGCTGACGCGCTGGCGGCACCTTGTACGGCGGTACTGACCCTGTACCCGTCCGTCAAGCCGGATACGTTGACGGGAGCGCGCGGTGATCGGATCGATCCGGAACTGGTCACGATCGGGTTCCGCGCCATCACCCCACTGAGCACTGGTGGAGGCGGCAAGCGGTTGATCTGGACGACCCTGGACAGCGGCAGGCCGAATGACATCGTCATCGACACCCCCTCGGCGGTATGA
- a CDS encoding helicase-related protein, with amino-acid sequence MTTTTEPTGAEERTLVLNYLRRQLTGPWNGEDEILTERPDRRYLAGILFPREASVDAGDSDDIADDAPVPGTADATDTDEDPVALAGQMLPSSVGLSFVTSTRCTLRIEVTAARYLKEDRQKWRRQPLAATGSNAVYVEPPPTGRQSSKLLFDSDARVTVVWRDFGEGALVTVSLVNRRTLSEHGRLDPADCLLQVSLRCSPVDAAIVPYPSTLRLHVDPEEEELALLYRKIPVFALGHGAAATWEAQGHHATSVQTTFVPSHVVPDVTFDLTGDQQALSLHYLTGLEQHPAEVTARLLSFVDNYDDWARRIHTRRDDVAPPLAAAADRLLQRVDRARARMREGVLLLERDPTARRAFVLANRAMLMQMVRSGPPFAAITRDWNEPVPAAPGYDDPGRRWRPFQLAFLLLSLPSVVDPAHEDRDLVDLIWFPTGGGKTEAYLGLVAFTVFHRRLTLGDAGAGTTVITRYTLRLLTAQQFQRAATLICASELIRRERPDELGTRPVSIGIWVGGNNSPNRFADAVELLETIRNREPTTKSFQVERCPWCGTRILPSDDAPEQGWGVQADNNSFRMNCPNASCDFHTTLPVSSVDDALYADPPTLLVATVDKFARFTREPRAGVFIGAGPDPGPALIIQDEFHLISGPLGTVVGLYEAAFDVAMNRHGTRPKIVASTATIRRADAQSRGVFGRPIALFPPSGLDADDSYFVRSDHSRPGRLYAGVMPQGHTPLTAMVHLSAAMLNAPVELPLGPQAADAYWTLVAYHNSLRELGKTVTLAHDDIPARLGVIAPAEDDRRHLDDGEIMELTSNIPPADIPRHLQRLFLQRGQTGAVSFVPSTNMISVGVDVPRLGLMLVVGQPKTTAEYIQASSRVGRRQPGLVVTLYSPSKPRDRSHYESFIPYHTSLYRAVEPTSVTPFSVPARTRALHAGMVILARHAHSWRDDRDAAAFDPDDPAWRTLVQEFIARARAADPREAEDVARHVERLEEHWAGLVDRAHPLGGLTYTGGGRERIQLLRKFDVPGRGWPTLDSMRNVDTEARVSVRGEDK; translated from the coding sequence GTGACCACCACGACCGAACCGACCGGCGCCGAGGAACGGACGCTCGTCCTGAACTATCTCCGTCGCCAGCTGACGGGCCCCTGGAACGGCGAAGACGAAATTCTCACGGAGCGACCCGACCGCCGGTACCTCGCCGGCATCCTGTTCCCCCGCGAGGCGTCCGTCGACGCGGGCGACAGCGACGACATCGCCGACGACGCCCCGGTGCCCGGAACCGCCGACGCGACGGATACCGATGAGGACCCTGTGGCGCTGGCAGGACAGATGCTGCCGAGCTCGGTCGGCCTGAGCTTCGTCACTAGCACCCGCTGCACCCTGCGCATCGAGGTCACCGCCGCCAGATACCTGAAGGAGGACCGGCAGAAGTGGCGGCGTCAACCGTTGGCGGCCACCGGCAGCAACGCCGTGTACGTCGAACCCCCGCCGACCGGGCGGCAGAGCAGCAAGCTCCTGTTCGACAGCGACGCCCGCGTCACCGTCGTCTGGCGTGACTTCGGTGAAGGGGCGCTCGTCACCGTGTCCCTCGTCAACAGACGCACCCTTTCGGAACACGGCAGGCTGGACCCCGCCGACTGCCTGCTCCAGGTGAGCCTCCGGTGCAGTCCGGTCGACGCCGCGATCGTCCCCTACCCGTCCACGCTGCGCCTGCACGTCGACCCCGAGGAGGAGGAGCTGGCGCTGCTCTACCGGAAGATCCCCGTCTTCGCCCTCGGGCACGGCGCCGCAGCGACCTGGGAGGCGCAGGGCCACCACGCCACGTCGGTGCAGACCACGTTCGTGCCCAGCCACGTCGTCCCCGACGTCACGTTCGACCTCACCGGCGACCAGCAGGCACTGAGCCTGCACTACCTCACCGGGCTGGAACAGCACCCGGCCGAGGTCACCGCGAGGCTGCTCAGCTTCGTCGACAACTACGACGACTGGGCGCGCCGGATCCACACCCGCCGCGACGACGTCGCACCACCTCTCGCTGCCGCCGCGGACCGGCTCCTGCAGCGTGTCGACCGGGCCCGGGCAAGGATGCGCGAAGGTGTGCTGCTGCTGGAGCGGGACCCCACCGCGCGGCGGGCCTTCGTCCTGGCGAACAGGGCGATGCTGATGCAGATGGTCCGCAGCGGCCCCCCGTTCGCTGCCATTACACGGGACTGGAACGAGCCGGTCCCGGCTGCCCCGGGTTACGACGACCCGGGCCGCCGCTGGCGGCCCTTCCAGCTGGCGTTCTTGCTCCTGTCCCTGCCCTCGGTCGTGGACCCCGCGCACGAGGACCGGGATCTCGTCGACCTGATCTGGTTCCCCACCGGTGGCGGAAAGACCGAGGCCTACCTCGGTCTGGTGGCCTTCACCGTCTTCCACCGCCGCCTCACGCTCGGCGACGCAGGCGCAGGCACCACCGTCATCACCCGCTACACCCTGCGACTGCTGACCGCGCAGCAGTTCCAGCGGGCGGCCACCCTGATCTGCGCCAGCGAACTGATCCGTCGGGAACGCCCGGACGAACTCGGCACCCGGCCGGTCTCGATCGGAATCTGGGTCGGTGGCAACAACAGCCCCAACAGGTTCGCCGACGCCGTCGAGCTGCTGGAGACCATCAGGAACCGGGAGCCCACGACCAAGAGCTTCCAGGTCGAACGCTGTCCCTGGTGCGGTACCCGGATCCTCCCCTCAGACGACGCCCCGGAACAGGGCTGGGGAGTACAGGCGGACAACAACAGCTTCCGCATGAACTGTCCCAACGCCTCCTGCGACTTCCACACCACGCTGCCGGTCTCGTCGGTCGACGACGCGCTCTACGCCGACCCGCCGACCCTGTTGGTCGCCACCGTCGACAAATTCGCCCGGTTCACCCGCGAACCGCGGGCCGGGGTGTTCATCGGTGCCGGGCCGGACCCCGGCCCCGCGCTGATCATCCAGGACGAGTTCCACCTCATCTCCGGGCCGCTGGGCACCGTCGTCGGCCTCTACGAGGCTGCCTTCGACGTGGCCATGAACCGCCACGGCACCCGCCCGAAGATCGTCGCCTCCACGGCCACCATCCGTCGCGCCGACGCCCAGTCACGCGGCGTCTTCGGACGTCCCATCGCCCTCTTCCCACCCTCCGGCCTCGACGCCGACGACTCCTACTTCGTCCGGTCGGACCACAGCCGACCCGGCCGGCTCTACGCCGGCGTCATGCCGCAGGGCCACACCCCCCTGACGGCGATGGTGCACCTGTCCGCGGCCATGCTCAACGCCCCTGTCGAGCTACCCCTCGGTCCGCAGGCCGCCGACGCCTACTGGACCCTCGTCGCCTACCACAACAGCCTGCGGGAACTCGGCAAGACCGTCACCCTGGCCCACGACGACATCCCCGCCCGTCTCGGGGTCATCGCACCCGCCGAGGACGACCGGCGCCACCTCGACGACGGTGAGATCATGGAGCTCACCAGCAACATCCCCCCGGCCGACATCCCCCGCCACCTGCAACGGCTGTTCCTGCAACGGGGCCAGACCGGAGCGGTGTCGTTCGTGCCCAGCACGAACATGATCTCCGTCGGCGTCGACGTGCCCCGACTCGGCCTCATGCTGGTCGTCGGCCAGCCCAAGACCACCGCCGAGTACATCCAGGCCTCGAGCCGGGTCGGGCGACGCCAACCCGGCCTGGTGGTCACCCTCTACTCCCCGTCCAAGCCCCGGGACCGCTCGCACTACGAGTCGTTCATCCCCTACCACACCTCCCTCTACCGGGCCGTCGAACCGACCTCCGTCACCCCGTTCTCGGTGCCGGCCCGCACCCGGGCCCTGCACGCCGGAATGGTGATCCTCGCCCGTCACGCGCACAGCTGGCGCGACGACCGGGACGCCGCCGCGTTCGACCCGGACGACCCCGCCTGGCGGACCCTCGTCCAGGAGTTCATCGCACGCGCCCGGGCCGCCGATCCACGCGAGGCCGAGGACGTCGCCCGGCACGTCGAACGGCTCGAGGAACACTGGGCCGGACTCGTCGACCGTGCCCACCCACTCGGCGGGCTGACCTACACCGGCGGCGGACGCGAACGCATCCAGCTGCTGAGGAAGTTCGATGTGCCGGGAAGGGGCTGGCCGACCCTCGATTCCATGCGCAACGTCGACACGGAGGCCCGGGTGTCCGTGAGGGGAGAGGACAAGTGA
- the drmB gene encoding DUF1998 domain-containing protein — protein sequence MTDRRLRRMQALSPFGVGAIVDMLGESFVAEDVTRWKGRRMTLNAPRVAAHFGVDELRLPPAHNEGRLPYYRFPQWLFCGACRTMTHWSVRRERAGKAPHCTHCRRGPQLVPMRFVAVCGNGHLDDVPWTQWAHSGGGQGREQRQCGRPELQFEHLTTVGGGLESLRVRCRTCRAGRNLSDLTSPRALTRIGIRCRGRQPWQRDSEAVTCDQTPVVLQRGASSVYFPDTGSAIDLPPDSDWVTWGGTAARVEQNPYFVLLHKDPEGPMRDNLISFVAEQENVTEKQVVAILNDRLGATVTDADSETSEDLAEREWKALTNPRDEHHPDDRFITRPTPFPAPAGHGALEPVVDHLRQLISDIILVDRLREVRALRGFRRHTMDTRIPADLGARSSSLPAVEVYGEGIFLVLDEDNLRRWELQTPVVRNANTLHKRFTGSMHARWIEATPTPRLILLHTLAHLLMRQLAFDAGYPSSSLRERIYASTPGADTPMAGILIYTAAGDVEGTLGGLARAGEAERLVTTVAATLAAARWCSLDPVCRESTAQGPAGLSMAACHACALVPETSCTMGNVLLDRTLVIDDEYGFMRDPLAELIAAQAGMA from the coding sequence GTGACCGACCGTCGGCTGCGACGCATGCAGGCCCTGTCACCCTTCGGCGTGGGAGCGATCGTCGACATGCTCGGCGAGTCCTTCGTCGCCGAGGACGTGACCCGCTGGAAGGGCCGGCGCATGACGTTGAACGCCCCGCGCGTCGCCGCGCACTTCGGGGTGGACGAACTGCGCCTGCCGCCGGCCCACAACGAGGGCCGACTGCCCTACTACCGGTTCCCGCAGTGGTTGTTCTGCGGTGCATGCCGCACCATGACCCACTGGAGCGTCCGCCGGGAACGGGCCGGCAAGGCCCCCCACTGCACCCACTGCAGGCGTGGCCCCCAGCTGGTTCCCATGCGATTCGTAGCCGTGTGCGGCAACGGCCACCTCGACGACGTGCCCTGGACCCAGTGGGCACACTCCGGCGGCGGACAGGGACGGGAGCAACGCCAGTGCGGGCGACCCGAGCTGCAGTTCGAGCACCTCACCACGGTGGGCGGCGGACTGGAGTCCCTTCGGGTCCGTTGCCGGACCTGCCGGGCCGGCAGGAACCTGTCCGACCTCACCTCACCACGCGCTCTTACCCGCATCGGCATCCGGTGTCGCGGCCGGCAGCCGTGGCAACGGGACTCCGAGGCGGTCACCTGCGACCAGACGCCCGTTGTCCTGCAGCGGGGCGCCTCCAGCGTCTACTTCCCGGACACCGGTTCCGCGATCGACCTGCCGCCCGACTCCGACTGGGTCACCTGGGGCGGCACGGCGGCGCGTGTCGAACAGAACCCCTACTTCGTGCTGCTGCACAAGGACCCCGAAGGCCCGATGCGGGACAACCTGATCAGCTTCGTCGCGGAGCAGGAGAACGTCACCGAGAAGCAGGTGGTCGCCATCCTGAACGACCGCCTCGGCGCCACCGTCACCGACGCCGACTCGGAGACCTCCGAGGACCTCGCGGAACGCGAATGGAAGGCGCTGACCAACCCGCGCGACGAACACCACCCCGACGACCGCTTCATCACCCGGCCCACGCCCTTCCCGGCTCCCGCGGGACACGGCGCACTCGAACCCGTCGTCGACCACTTGAGGCAGCTGATCTCCGACATCATCCTGGTCGACCGGCTCCGGGAGGTCCGGGCCCTTCGGGGCTTCCGACGCCACACCATGGACACCCGGATCCCGGCCGACCTCGGGGCCCGCAGCAGCTCACTGCCTGCCGTCGAGGTCTACGGCGAGGGCATCTTCCTCGTCCTCGACGAGGACAACCTCCGCCGCTGGGAGCTCCAGACGCCGGTCGTGAGAAACGCGAACACGCTGCACAAGCGTTTCACCGGCAGCATGCACGCCAGGTGGATCGAGGCCACTCCCACTCCAAGGCTCATCCTGCTGCACACCCTGGCCCACCTCCTGATGCGCCAACTGGCCTTCGACGCCGGCTACCCCTCCTCCTCGCTGCGCGAGAGGATCTACGCCAGCACACCGGGCGCCGACACACCGATGGCCGGAATACTGATCTACACCGCCGCAGGCGACGTCGAAGGTACCCTCGGCGGCCTCGCCCGTGCCGGTGAAGCGGAGCGGCTGGTCACAACGGTCGCCGCCACTCTCGCCGCCGCCCGCTGGTGCTCCCTGGACCCCGTGTGCCGCGAATCGACCGCCCAGGGCCCCGCCGGACTGTCAATGGCAGCCTGCCACGCCTGCGCACTGGTCCCCGAAACCAGCTGCACGATGGGCAACGTGCTGCTGGACCGTACCCTCGTCATCGACGACGAGTACGGCTTCATGCGGGACCCGCTGGCCGAGCTCATCGCCGCCCAGGCAGGTATGGCATGA